In Biomphalaria glabrata chromosome 11, xgBioGlab47.1, whole genome shotgun sequence, the following proteins share a genomic window:
- the LOC106066911 gene encoding uncharacterized protein LOC106066911 isoform X2, translating to MSLKILSIVRFQDSLFNLKTTTITISYDFLVNDIVANAINSRVSLSKSNDTYISCDNDQFNRTIVCNRKSNSNLNCTNETVILWTYEDEYLNSVHLKNTTKDCVSGKRTFIYTLQDSGQSTSYLPTAVGSSSNLASTNVNSQPENSQSDSSGIIAGVVVSIVLVILITIIVVYIKKRREKESPRLSASNINNSRTGNEYQRKICNKPNSSSNITSDISTLSTHTSQQYVNTQHISPNKGAYSLSEAEYTGIDDDLQSTPAPEDDYNYIDDFHSDAEKDVAMPVEDGYSNIDPTTNDYNEIDDGVEIRHTEDNSSNSLPERRKDVYSKLGEKLRSFQNTYGVGVDICEEENVEDELKESEAYFSLESAQQDYNLDETVDNCIDKEQVDNVVDEVEEVLE from the exons ATGTCGCTTAAAATCTTGTCAATCGTTAG ATTTCAAGACTCATTATTTAACTTAAAAACTACAACAATTACTATAAGTTATGACTTTCTTGTTAATGATATAGTTGCGAACGCTATTAATAGCAGAGTTTCATTATCGAAAAGTAATGATACTTATATCAGTTGTGACAACGATCAATTTAATAGAACCATTGTTTGCAATAGAAAAAGTAACAGTAATTTAAATTGTACTAATGAAACAGTCATACTATGGACATATGAAGATGAATACCTAAATTccgtacatttaaaaaatacaacaaaagatTGTGTCAGTGGGAAGAGGACATTTATATACACATTACAAGACAGTGGTCAGTCAACAAGCTATTTACCTACGGCTGTAGGAAGCTCATCAAATTTAGCATCAACAAATGTAAACAGTCAACCAGAAAACTCGCAGTCTGATTCTTCAGGCATTATAGCGGGCGTTGTAGTCAGCATCGTATTAGTCATTCTTATAACTATTATTGTAGTCTACATAAAGAAACGGCGTGAAAAGGAGTCGCCTCGTCTCAGTGCATCTAATATTAATAACTCTAGGACTGGGAATGAATATCAGCGAAAGATATGTAACAAGCCTAACAGCTCATCAAATATAACTTCAGATATATCAACCCTTTCTACACACACCTCTCAGCAGTATGTGAACACACAACATATATCACCTAACAAGGGAGCATATTCACTATCAGAGGCTGAGTACACAGGAATAGACGACGATCTACAAAGTACCCCAGCGCCAGAAGACGACTATAACTATATTGATGATTTCCACTCTGATGCAGAGAAAGATGTGGCAATGCCTGTTGAAGACGGGTACTCAAACATAGATCCGACGACGAACGATTACAATGAAATAGACGACGGTGTAGAGATCAGGCACACTGAAGATAACTCTAGCAATAGTCTACCAGAAAGAAGGAAAGACGTGTACTCAAAACTAGGTGAGAAACTACGGTCGTTTCAAAACACGTATGGTGTTGGGGTTGATATTTGTGAAGAAGAGAATGTTGAAGATGAACTGAAAGAAAGTGAGGCGTACTTTAGTCTAGAAAGTGCGCAGCAAGACTATAATTTAGATGAAACTGTAGATAATTGTATCGATAAAGAACAAGTAGATAATGTTGTAGACGAAGTAGAAGAAGTATTAGAATGA
- the LOC106066911 gene encoding uncharacterized protein LOC106066911 isoform X1 gives MFYQLFNLKIFFQYYLLLGCIFGVIQTDEVEATLLIRWETTSINYRLCLIRTKLYQTFQDSLFNLKTTTITISYDFLVNDIVANAINSRVSLSKSNDTYISCDNDQFNRTIVCNRKSNSNLNCTNETVILWTYEDEYLNSVHLKNTTKDCVSGKRTFIYTLQDSGQSTSYLPTAVGSSSNLASTNVNSQPENSQSDSSGIIAGVVVSIVLVILITIIVVYIKKRREKESPRLSASNINNSRTGNEYQRKICNKPNSSSNITSDISTLSTHTSQQYVNTQHISPNKGAYSLSEAEYTGIDDDLQSTPAPEDDYNYIDDFHSDAEKDVAMPVEDGYSNIDPTTNDYNEIDDGVEIRHTEDNSSNSLPERRKDVYSKLGEKLRSFQNTYGVGVDICEEENVEDELKESEAYFSLESAQQDYNLDETVDNCIDKEQVDNVVDEVEEVLE, from the exons ATgttttaccaattatttaatttgaaaatattctttcaataTTACTTGTTACTGGGATGTATTTTTGGAGTCATACAAACGGATGAGGTTGAGGCAACACTTCTGATAAGATGGGAAACAACGTCTATAAATTATAGGTTATGTCTGATAAGGACAAAGTTATATCAAac ATTTCAAGACTCATTATTTAACTTAAAAACTACAACAATTACTATAAGTTATGACTTTCTTGTTAATGATATAGTTGCGAACGCTATTAATAGCAGAGTTTCATTATCGAAAAGTAATGATACTTATATCAGTTGTGACAACGATCAATTTAATAGAACCATTGTTTGCAATAGAAAAAGTAACAGTAATTTAAATTGTACTAATGAAACAGTCATACTATGGACATATGAAGATGAATACCTAAATTccgtacatttaaaaaatacaacaaaagatTGTGTCAGTGGGAAGAGGACATTTATATACACATTACAAGACAGTGGTCAGTCAACAAGCTATTTACCTACGGCTGTAGGAAGCTCATCAAATTTAGCATCAACAAATGTAAACAGTCAACCAGAAAACTCGCAGTCTGATTCTTCAGGCATTATAGCGGGCGTTGTAGTCAGCATCGTATTAGTCATTCTTATAACTATTATTGTAGTCTACATAAAGAAACGGCGTGAAAAGGAGTCGCCTCGTCTCAGTGCATCTAATATTAATAACTCTAGGACTGGGAATGAATATCAGCGAAAGATATGTAACAAGCCTAACAGCTCATCAAATATAACTTCAGATATATCAACCCTTTCTACACACACCTCTCAGCAGTATGTGAACACACAACATATATCACCTAACAAGGGAGCATATTCACTATCAGAGGCTGAGTACACAGGAATAGACGACGATCTACAAAGTACCCCAGCGCCAGAAGACGACTATAACTATATTGATGATTTCCACTCTGATGCAGAGAAAGATGTGGCAATGCCTGTTGAAGACGGGTACTCAAACATAGATCCGACGACGAACGATTACAATGAAATAGACGACGGTGTAGAGATCAGGCACACTGAAGATAACTCTAGCAATAGTCTACCAGAAAGAAGGAAAGACGTGTACTCAAAACTAGGTGAGAAACTACGGTCGTTTCAAAACACGTATGGTGTTGGGGTTGATATTTGTGAAGAAGAGAATGTTGAAGATGAACTGAAAGAAAGTGAGGCGTACTTTAGTCTAGAAAGTGCGCAGCAAGACTATAATTTAGATGAAACTGTAGATAATTGTATCGATAAAGAACAAGTAGATAATGTTGTAGACGAAGTAGAAGAAGTATTAGAATGA
- the LOC129921794 gene encoding uncharacterized protein LOC129921794, with product MPTKGYMFGKKKRYCKPRGRHASKTNAQLQSSVLDTAGSEAATTQPASAAERKISLTAVTNADNTNKRLPEDFIYVMMNSMQLTTMVSLLCCPHCFDNKLTMCITQSKGMAHLIKIKCLNCETYLWSDWTSKKSNDVHLDINVRAVAALKESGISHSKFDRFCGLMSMPCMHRNTYNNLANIVNTAIIEAGEECMIRASAVVHGRNISQPLTTDERISSTGCPVITVSFDGTWHKRGHSSHSGIGTVIDFDTGLVIDTEVLSNYCHVCDSNSAELNFDASKHMCQKNFSGSANAMEAAAASKIFSRSVASRKLVYGTMLCDGDSKSHSSAITNSGYDVEILKEDCINHISKRMFNALNNLKMSNKKELNYRLTKPKIEKITNYYSKALRQNAPDIQKMKLAVMGSFFHMMSSDLDHNHRLCPDGATSWCHFKRSEALKQPYKKHNQTITSEIGKLLFPIMKRLTDTDLLKRCSRMGTQNANESFHSLIWQRCPKTEFATLKTVRAATYLAVLAFNNGPVGIRSVFDILGIPWTLKNISSSEKKQNVKLQLVRKRKSIALVSRRKNLKKRRIEHEHRAEVLEGPTYQSGHFNE from the exons atgccaacaaaaggttatatgtttggaaagaaaaaacgttactgtaagcccagaggacgacatgcttcaaagacaaatgcacaattacaaag ctCTGTTTTGGATACAGCTGGATCTGAAGCAGCAACAACACAGCCTGCAAGTGCAGCTGAGCGAAAAATATCCCTAACTGCAGTTACTAACGCTGATAACACCAATAAGAggctgcctgaagatttcatatacgtcatgatgaattcaatgcaattgaccacaatggtctccttgttgtgctgtccacattgcTTTGACAACAAATTAACTATGTGCATCACACAATCAAAAGGCATggctcatttgattaaaatcaaatgccTAAATTGTGAAACATATTTGTGGTCCGACTGgacctcaaaaaaaagtaatgatgttcatctggatattaatgtccgcgctgtcgctgcattaaaagaatctggaatctcgcattctaaatttgataggttttgtggacTTATGAGTATGCCCTGCATGCACAGAAATACTTATAACAATCTAGCTAACATAGTCAATACCGCTATAATTGAAGCTGGTGAAGAATGTATGATTAGGGCATCTGCTGTTGTGcatggaagaaacatttcacaacctCTAACTACAGATGAAAGAATAAGTTCAACAGGCTGTcctgttattacagtttctttcgatgggacttggcataaaaggggccactcatctcattcaggaattggcacagttattgattttgatactggactcgtcatcgacaccgaagtcctatcaaattattgccatgtttgtgattcaaactctgcagaactaaactttgatgcctctaagcatatgtgtcaaaaaaacttcagtggCTCAGCAAATGCAATGGAGGCCGCAGCAGCATCCAAAATCTTTTCGCGCTCTGTGGCATCCAGAAAACTTGTTTATGGCACGATGCTGTGTGATGGCGATAGTAAATCGCATTCATCTGCCATTACCAACTCAGGAtatgatgtagaaatcttaaaagaggactgcattaaccacatctcaaaaagaatgtttaatgctttgaacaatttaaaaatgtctaacaaaaaagaactaaattataggcttacaaagccaaaaattgaaaaaattacaaattactaTTCCAAAGCTCTGCGCCAAAATGCTCCCGACAttcaaaaaatgaagctggctgttatgggctcattttttcatatgatgAGCTCAGACCTAGATCATAACCACAGGTTGTGTCCTGATGGCGCTACATCTTGGTGTCACTTTAAGAGATCAGAGGCACTAAAACAGCCATATAAAAAACACAACCAGACCATCACATCAGAAATAGGTAAACTGTTATTTCCTATAATGAAAAGACTAACAGACACAGATCTGTTAAAAAGATGTTCTAGAATGGGAACACAAAACGCCAATGAATCTTTTCATTCCCTCATTTGGCAAAGATGCCCCAAAACAGAATTCGCAACATTAAAAACGGTAAGGGCTGCGACATACCTTGCTGTTTTAGCCTTCAATAATGGACCTGTTGGCATCAGATCAGTTTTTGACATATTAGGCATTCCCTGGACACTAAAGAACATTTCTTCTAGtgagaaaaagcaaaatgtcaaactacagcttgttagaaaaagaaaatcaatcgcattagtgtccaggagaaaaaacttgaaaaaacgaagaattgagcatgagcaccgggcagaggttctagaaggtccaacctatcaatcaggccattttaatgaatag